In one window of Lacticaseibacillus casei DSM 20011 = JCM 1134 = ATCC 393 DNA:
- a CDS encoding glycosyltransferase family 2 protein — MAAQEALISVIMPVYNAEKYLAQALDSLLAQDYSNFEIICVDDGSVDTSKIILAAYARQNARMHVVRVKNGGQARARQVGIEHAKGSFLAFMDSDDLVHPQWLLTMAEGMQTPRVDMTVVNYYNYIGGTKIKARSFHAPVFTIEGDDKYRYWLEDHDLRGYLWNKMFRADLFKEPVPVANFNLLEDAYFIGQLLPRIDQIHFVDQPRYYYRFNATSSVHAKFQKRDLEAIHQLGAVFLTLAREKPELTSLAVRRYAALSLFVLSKMSPRQLVANWGYAQQLGMVLAQYAREFQGIISAGDVTVLAADKPGKASLLGKLRAWSHLLGLPTFDDLNKLAGRENDEPKKES, encoded by the coding sequence ATGGCAGCTCAGGAAGCATTGATCTCAGTCATCATGCCGGTCTATAATGCCGAAAAGTATTTGGCTCAGGCACTGGATAGTTTGCTGGCGCAGGATTATTCGAATTTTGAGATCATTTGCGTGGACGACGGGTCAGTGGATACCAGTAAGATTATTTTAGCAGCCTATGCCCGCCAGAATGCGCGAATGCATGTTGTTCGGGTTAAAAATGGTGGCCAGGCCCGCGCGCGGCAGGTTGGCATTGAACACGCGAAGGGCTCGTTCCTCGCTTTCATGGACAGCGATGATCTGGTTCACCCCCAGTGGTTATTAACTATGGCAGAAGGGATGCAAACACCGCGGGTCGATATGACGGTGGTCAACTACTATAACTATATTGGCGGCACTAAAATTAAAGCCCGATCGTTTCACGCGCCGGTATTTACAATCGAAGGTGATGACAAGTATCGGTATTGGCTTGAGGATCATGATCTGCGAGGCTATTTGTGGAATAAAATGTTTCGCGCCGATTTGTTCAAGGAGCCAGTGCCGGTTGCTAACTTTAATTTGCTTGAAGATGCTTACTTCATCGGCCAACTCTTGCCGCGCATTGATCAAATTCATTTTGTCGATCAACCGCGATATTACTACCGATTTAACGCGACTAGCAGTGTTCACGCCAAATTTCAAAAACGTGATTTGGAAGCCATTCATCAATTGGGGGCGGTGTTTCTGACCCTCGCTCGGGAGAAACCGGAATTGACCTCGCTGGCGGTGCGCCGATATGCAGCGTTGAGTTTGTTTGTGCTATCAAAAATGTCGCCGCGGCAATTAGTGGCTAACTGGGGGTACGCCCAGCAACTGGGAATGGTGTTGGCTCAGTATGCCCGCGAATTTCAAGGAATTATTTCGGCAGGGGATGTCACTGTGCTGGCGGCAGACAAGCCGGGAAAAGCGAGTCTTTTAGGTAAGTTGCGTGCCTGGTCGCATTTGTTGGGTTTGCCAACGTTTGATGACTTGAATAAGCTGGCTGGCCGTGAAAATGATGAGCCTAAGAAGGAGTCGTGA
- a CDS encoding DUF2922 domain-containing protein codes for MKTLIFSFKSEAVKATSIRINKYDAEITVEQAQQFADAVAQAQAFKKEGMNLYATPVSAKVTETNSTDLFTTEKKPA; via the coding sequence ATGAAAACACTGATTTTTAGTTTCAAGTCCGAAGCTGTTAAAGCCACAAGCATTCGGATCAACAAATACGATGCCGAGATCACGGTTGAACAGGCGCAGCAATTCGCCGACGCCGTTGCTCAGGCACAGGCTTTCAAAAAGGAAGGCATGAACCTCTATGCCACACCGGTCAGTGCTAAAGTAACCGAAACCAACAGCACCGACCTCTTCACTACCGAAAAAAAGCCCGCGTAA
- a CDS encoding glycosyltransferase family 8 protein, whose protein sequence is MTNRAVVFCVKGLHIMLTATAITSLIKHYKSANPMKVLVIMEGGYQEDIDFIRQMPQLYGKEQVSIDFWTPPYDMMEKVSDHFETGTKLPKMVLWRLLLPYYFQAYDQLAYLDNDVLVTTDVNELFDQLTPGDILGGVLDYEDATHPNHNRAKEFFLPSTDQYINAGVFVANARAYRAFAPFDKMMAAINRRNYPYGDQNIINVVFYQHIHLLPWRFNLQYDDRLLDKYEHLAPQRVNEIRSQLDRPGIIHFASNGYFPMPWDKFTPTTHWERLWWQTFAEIKKKQLAFLNPGQQK, encoded by the coding sequence ATGACAAATCGAGCAGTCGTCTTTTGTGTAAAAGGTTTACATATTATGCTGACAGCTACGGCGATAACATCTTTAATCAAGCACTATAAATCAGCCAATCCGATGAAAGTACTGGTGATAATGGAGGGGGGTTATCAAGAAGACATTGACTTCATTCGCCAGATGCCGCAGTTGTATGGCAAAGAACAAGTATCGATTGACTTTTGGACGCCGCCTTACGATATGATGGAAAAAGTCTCGGATCATTTTGAAACAGGCACAAAATTGCCGAAAATGGTCCTTTGGCGGCTGTTGCTGCCTTATTATTTTCAGGCGTATGATCAGTTGGCCTATTTGGACAATGATGTGCTGGTGACAACCGATGTGAATGAACTGTTTGATCAGCTAACGCCAGGAGACATCCTTGGCGGGGTTTTGGATTACGAAGACGCCACGCATCCGAATCATAATCGGGCAAAGGAATTTTTCCTGCCGAGTACAGACCAGTACATCAATGCAGGGGTATTTGTGGCTAATGCCCGCGCCTATCGAGCTTTTGCGCCGTTTGACAAGATGATGGCCGCTATCAATCGGCGTAATTACCCGTATGGTGACCAAAATATTATCAACGTTGTCTTTTATCAGCACATTCATCTGTTGCCGTGGCGGTTCAATCTGCAATACGATGATCGGTTACTGGATAAGTATGAACATTTGGCACCGCAACGGGTCAATGAGATAAGGAGCCAGTTGGATCGGCCCGGGATCATTCACTTTGCCTCGAATGGCTATTTTCCCATGCCGTGGGATAAGTTTACGCCAACCACGCATTGGGAAAGATTGTGGTGGCAGACGTTTGCTGAGATTAAGAAGAAACAATTAGCCTTTTTGAATCCTGGACAGCAAAAATGA
- a CDS encoding phosphomevalonate kinase, translating into MITAQAPGKLYVAGEYAVVETGFPAIIVALDQFVTVTVEAAKHFGSIVSEQYQENSLYWQRQGDEMVFDNRDNPFHYILSAIKLTEQYARELNKPLALYKLYIDSQLDAKDGKKYGLGSSAAVTVATIKALAKFYDLKMSKDQIYKLAAIAHLDVQGNGSLGDIAASVYGGWIAYRSFDKAWLAAARNQMSLADLINADWPDLSIELLTAPADMQLLVGWTGSPASTSQLVDKITLAKAKRPQLYQQFLTASRETLEKLIAGFREHSLSHIQAGIRRNRELLDELAHFSGVAIQTPALRQLVTLAEEAGGAAKSSGAGGGDCGIVLIDSHQAIQPLLAAWRKHHIEPLKFKVHEIND; encoded by the coding sequence GTGATAACAGCGCAGGCGCCAGGCAAACTTTATGTTGCCGGTGAATACGCGGTGGTCGAAACCGGCTTCCCGGCAATCATTGTGGCATTGGATCAATTTGTCACCGTGACGGTCGAAGCCGCGAAGCATTTCGGCAGTATCGTGTCTGAACAGTATCAAGAAAATTCGTTATACTGGCAACGCCAAGGCGACGAAATGGTTTTTGATAACCGGGATAATCCATTTCATTACATTCTCTCGGCGATTAAATTAACAGAGCAGTATGCGCGTGAATTAAATAAACCGCTTGCTTTATACAAGCTTTATATTGATTCGCAACTGGATGCCAAAGACGGAAAGAAGTATGGTTTGGGGAGTTCCGCAGCGGTGACAGTCGCGACGATCAAAGCGCTTGCCAAGTTTTATGATTTGAAGATGTCCAAAGACCAGATTTATAAGCTTGCGGCCATTGCCCACCTCGATGTTCAGGGTAATGGCTCTTTAGGTGACATTGCTGCATCGGTTTATGGTGGATGGATCGCTTACCGCTCGTTTGACAAAGCATGGTTGGCGGCTGCCAGAAATCAGATGTCACTGGCAGATTTGATCAACGCTGACTGGCCGGACTTGTCGATTGAGTTGTTAACGGCGCCAGCAGATATGCAACTGCTGGTTGGCTGGACCGGTTCGCCAGCATCGACATCACAATTAGTCGATAAGATCACCTTGGCTAAAGCCAAAAGGCCACAACTTTATCAACAATTTCTGACGGCAAGTCGCGAGACACTTGAAAAACTAATTGCCGGCTTTAGGGAACATTCTCTCAGTCACATTCAGGCCGGTATTCGCCGTAACCGTGAGTTGTTGGACGAGTTGGCACACTTTTCCGGGGTTGCGATTCAAACGCCGGCTTTGCGGCAATTAGTGACGCTGGCTGAAGAAGCAGGTGGCGCTGCCAAATCGTCAGGAGCAGGCGGCGGCGACTGTGGGATTGTCTTGATTGATTCCCATCAGGCCATTCAGCCGTTGTTGGCGGCTTGGCGAAAGCACCATATTGAACCGCTGAAGTTCAAAGTCCATGAAATTAATGATTAA
- the galU gene encoding UTP--glucose-1-phosphate uridylyltransferase GalU, protein MKVRKAVIPAAGLGTRFLPATKALAKEMLPIVDKPTIQFIVEEAKASGIEDILIVEGKQKRSIEDHFDSAPELEQNLKEKHKDALLQLVHSTTDIGVNLFFVRQPYPRGLGDAVRLAKSFVGDEPFVVMLGDDLMNDKVPLTKQLINEYDKTHASILAVKKVPHDEVSAYGVIDPEKEVSKGLFNVKKFVEKPAVADAPSDLAIIGRYLLTPEIFDILESQKPGKGNEIQLTDAIDTLNQTQRVFAHEFTGDRYDVGNKFGYVKTNIEYGLTHPEVKDELRAYILDLAAKLQSGKSVGKPANKK, encoded by the coding sequence GTGAAAGTTCGTAAAGCAGTCATTCCGGCAGCCGGTCTTGGGACCCGTTTTTTGCCGGCAACAAAAGCTTTAGCTAAGGAAATGTTGCCAATTGTTGACAAACCGACCATTCAATTCATCGTTGAAGAAGCTAAAGCCAGTGGGATTGAAGATATTCTGATTGTTGAGGGTAAACAAAAGCGTTCGATTGAGGACCATTTCGATTCGGCTCCTGAATTGGAACAAAATCTAAAAGAAAAACATAAAGATGCCTTGCTACAGCTTGTTCATTCAACCACCGATATCGGGGTTAACCTGTTCTTCGTGCGTCAGCCATATCCGCGTGGCCTTGGGGATGCCGTTCGGTTGGCTAAGTCGTTTGTAGGCGACGAACCATTCGTTGTGATGCTTGGTGACGATCTGATGAATGACAAGGTTCCGTTAACCAAACAACTGATCAATGAATACGATAAGACCCATGCCTCGATTCTTGCCGTTAAGAAGGTGCCACATGACGAGGTATCGGCTTACGGCGTCATCGATCCTGAAAAAGAAGTCTCCAAAGGTCTCTTCAACGTGAAGAAGTTCGTTGAGAAGCCTGCAGTTGCAGATGCACCAAGCGACTTGGCGATCATTGGCCGTTACTTATTGACACCGGAGATTTTCGACATTCTTGAAAGCCAAAAGCCGGGTAAAGGAAACGAAATCCAGCTGACCGATGCCATTGACACACTGAATCAAACGCAACGGGTCTTCGCCCATGAGTTTACCGGCGATCGGTATGATGTCGGTAACAAATTCGGTTATGTCAAAACCAATATCGAATATGGCTTAACCCATCCAGAAGTTAAGGATGAGCTGCGGGCTTATATTCTTGATTTGGCCGCGAAATTGCAGTCAGGCAAATCTGTTGGCAAACCGGCAAATAAAAAGTAA